The following proteins come from a genomic window of Burkholderia stabilis:
- a CDS encoding cobyrinate a,c-diamide synthase — translation MPACPALFVSAPASGQGKTSVTAGLARLHRRLGRRVRVFKTGPDFLDPMLLERASGAPVHALDLGMVGEAGCRALLAEAARDADLILIEGVMGLFDGTPSSADLASAFGVPVVAVISAKSMAQTFAAIAFGLARFRPGLPFHGVLANRVGSARHAELLQQALPDDLRWLGHVPADAGIALPERHLGLHQPADIDDLDARLERAADALAQTALAALPPAVAFAEPDVTTPLTRMLAGKRIAIARDAAFSFIYPANLALLDALGAESTFFSPLADEPVPDDCDALFLPGGYPELHAARLAANAATARTIRAHAAAGRPIVAECGGMVYLCESLIDADGATTAMLGLLPGQATMQRRFAALGMQQLDTRTGPMRGHTFHYSRLATTLEPVARAARPDGAPGSGEAVYRSGAIVATYMHMYWPSNPAMAAALFGGTAF, via the coding sequence GTGCCGGCCTGCCCCGCGCTGTTCGTCAGTGCGCCCGCGTCCGGCCAGGGCAAGACGTCGGTGACGGCCGGCCTCGCGCGGCTGCATCGACGGCTCGGCCGCCGCGTGCGCGTGTTCAAGACCGGGCCCGACTTCCTCGATCCGATGCTGCTCGAACGCGCGAGCGGCGCGCCCGTGCATGCGCTCGACCTCGGGATGGTCGGCGAGGCCGGCTGCCGCGCGCTGCTTGCCGAGGCCGCGCGCGATGCGGACCTGATCCTGATCGAAGGCGTGATGGGGCTGTTCGACGGTACGCCGAGCAGCGCGGACCTCGCGTCCGCGTTCGGCGTGCCGGTCGTCGCGGTGATTTCCGCGAAGTCGATGGCGCAGACGTTCGCAGCGATCGCGTTCGGGCTCGCGCGGTTCCGCCCGGGGCTGCCGTTTCACGGCGTGCTGGCGAACCGCGTAGGGTCGGCCCGCCATGCGGAGCTGCTGCAACAGGCGCTGCCCGATGACCTGCGCTGGCTCGGGCACGTGCCGGCCGATGCGGGCATCGCGCTGCCGGAGCGGCATCTCGGCCTGCACCAGCCGGCCGACATCGACGATCTCGATGCGCGGCTCGAACGCGCGGCCGACGCGCTCGCGCAGACGGCGCTCGCGGCATTGCCGCCGGCCGTCGCGTTCGCGGAACCCGACGTTACGACACCGCTGACGCGCATGCTCGCCGGCAAGCGGATCGCGATCGCGCGCGATGCGGCGTTCTCGTTCATCTATCCGGCGAATCTCGCGCTGCTCGACGCGCTCGGCGCGGAGTCGACGTTCTTCTCGCCGCTCGCCGACGAGCCGGTGCCCGACGATTGCGACGCGCTGTTCCTGCCGGGCGGTTATCCGGAACTGCATGCGGCAAGGCTCGCGGCGAATGCCGCGACCGCGCGGACGATTCGCGCGCATGCGGCCGCCGGCCGGCCGATCGTCGCGGAATGCGGGGGGATGGTGTATCTGTGCGAGTCGCTGATCGACGCGGACGGCGCCACGACGGCGATGCTGGGCCTGCTGCCGGGCCAGGCGACGATGCAGCGCCGGTTCGCGGCGCTCGGCATGCAGCAGCTCGATACGCGCACCGGACCGATGCGCGGTCATACGTTCCACTATTCGCGGCTCGCGACGACGCTGGAACCGGTCGCGCGCGCCGCGCGCCCCGACGGCGCGCCGGGCAGCGGCGAAGCTGTCTACCGCAGCGGCGCGATCGTCGCGACGTACATGCACATGTACTGGCCGTCGAATCCGGCGATGGCGGC